The nucleotide window CGTCAGGGCAGTGGAGACCGCCCGCGCCTTACCCTGTCCCCCGGCCACCAGCACCCGCACCGGCCGGGAGGCCAGGTCCTCCAAGGTGATGCCCACCGTGCGCTCGTTCAGGTCTTTGACCGCCACCTGGCCTGCATCGTTGAAGAAGCGGGAGCAGGCGTCACCGACGGCTTCCTGCAGCACGGACTGACGGTCCTCCTCATCCAGCTGGCGGTGGCTGAGCAACAGGCTGTCCGGGGTGACCGCACCCACGGTGAACACCACGGCGTCGGTCTGGGCCCCGGCAGCCAGTACGGCCGCGATATGAGGGTCCTGCTGGACTATCTGCCAGGTGGTCACGTCCTGGAAGACCACGGGCAGCGGTAGGTACAGGGGTACGGCGTTGAAGGCGTCGCAAAAGGCCCGCATGACCTCGAAGTCGTCGGTGGCCTGCTCGGAGTAGGAGCTGCCGCCCTTGAGCTGGACTATCCGCACATCCCGCCGCACGGTGTGCTGCAGCCGGGCGGCGATGGCACTCATGGTCCGCCCCCAGGACACCCCCACGCTCATGCCGTCCCTGACCAGCCCGGTGACCAGTTCAGCCCCTACGCGCCCCAACTCCCCCAAAAGCTCTGCGTCGGAGGAGACCGGGGCGTGCACCACCCGTACCTCCACCAGGCCGTAGCGCTCCTGGAGACGGCGTCCCAGCTCCGAGGAAGTCTCGCGCGGGTCGTTGATAACCACGGTGACGTAACCGGCCTCCTTGCCCCGCTGGAGCAGCTTGGCCACGGTGGGGCGGGATAGTCCCATGGCGGCAGCCACCTCCGCCTGGCTCAGGCCGCGCTCAAAGTACAGCCGGATGGCGGTGATCGCCTGCTCGTCACGCTTGTCCATCGGTTCCCCCCTACTCTGGTCTGCGGCCAGGGCCTTGAGCGGGCGCCTGCACAGCACCAGCACAGCACCTAGCGGTGGGCGTTCCTAGGGCCGGATCACTCCACGTGGCCTAGCAACACGCTGCCGCTAGCCGGGGCCTGGGTGCCGATCCGGATGCCGCCCTCCAGGGCCTCCAGGGCCCGGGGGATCCGCCACTCATCGTCGGTGTGCAGGGTCAGTACCGGCTGCCCCTGGCGCAGGGGCTGACCCGGTTTGGCGTGGATCTCGATCCCCGCCGCCGCCTGCACCGGGTCCTCCTTGACCGCCCGGCCCGCACCCAGCCGCCAGGAGGCCACGCCCACGCACAGTGCGTCCAGACTCTCCAGGACCCCGTCCGCGGTGGCCAGCACCTGGTGGCTGTGCCGGGAGACGGGCAGGACCGCGTCCGGGTCACCGCCCTGCTCACGGATCATGGCGCGCCAGCGGTCCATGGCACGACCGTCCTTGAGCGCTGCCTCCACGTCGGCGTCAGGCTGCCCCGCCATCTCCAGCATCTTGCGGGCAAGGGCGAGGGTCAGCTCGACAACGTCTTGCGGACCGCCGCCCGCGAGCACCTCCACGGACTCCTCCACCTCCAGGGCGTTACCGACCTTGAGGCCCAGCGGCGTGGACATGTCCGTGAGGAAGGCGAAGGTGCGCACCCCGGCGTCCTGACCCAGGTCCACCATGGCCTGGGCCAACTCGCGGGCGGTGCCAAGGTCCTTCATGAAGGCCCCGGAGCCCACCTTGACGTCCAGCACCAGGGAGCTGGTGCCCTCAGCGATCTTCTTGGACATGATGGAGGAGGCGATCAAGGGGATACAGTCCACAGTGGAGGTGATATCCCGCAGGGCGTAGAGCTTCTTGTCCGCCGGAGCCAGGCCCGCGCCCGCGGCGCAGACCACGGCGCCACAGCCCTGGCCCAGCTGGTGTAGGATCTCCTCGTTGGACAGGCTGGCCCGCCAGCCAGGAATCGCCTCCAGCTTGTCCAGAGTGCCGCCGGTGTGACCCAGGCCCCGCCCGGAGAGCTGGGGCACGGCCACCCCGAAGCAGGCCACCAGGGGAGCCAGTGGCAAGGTGATCTTGTCACCCACGCCACCGGTAGAGTGCTTGTCCACGGTAGGGCGGCCGATCCCGCTGAAGTCCATGCGCTCACCGGAGTCAATCATCGCCTGAGTCCACTGGGAGATTTCCTCCCGCTCCATGCCGCGCAGGAAGATGGCCATGGCCAGGGCGGCCATCTGCTCCTCCTTGACCGCCCCCCGGGTGTAGGCGTCCAGGGTCCAGGCGACCTGCTCCTGGCTGAGCCGACCGCCGTCCCGCTTGGTCCGGATGACATCGACGACGTCGAACTGCTCCATCTTCTACCTCTTCCTTCTGGGGCCGGGGCCCGTTACTAATGTGGCTGGCGTGTCAGTGCTGACGGAAGGTGCTGGTGGGTACCAGCGTTAGGTCCGTGGAGCCGAAGCCCTCAGGCAACACCTGGCTCATGGGCATGACACCAGACGGCATGCGCACCAGGCACTCGGGACCGCCGTGCTCAAAGATCAGCTGGCGGCAGCGCCCGCAGGGGACCACCGGCTCCTCGTTGCCGTTAACACAGGCCACGGCCACCAGGCGTCCCCCACCGGAGAGGGCCAGGGCCCCGACCATGGCGCACTCCGCGCACAGGCCCAGCCCGTAGGAGGCGTTCTCCACGTTACAGCCCACCACCACCTGCCCGTCGGCGGTGACCCCGGCCGCACCTACCGGGTAGCCGCTGTAGGGGCAGTAGGCGTGGCGCATCGCCTCCACGGCGGCCGCGGTGAGTGACTCCCAGTCGATCTGCATACCTGTCAGCTCCTTGCTCACTTCACGTAGGGGACGTTCTCCGCTGCTGGGGGCCGTGACTTGCCCACGAAGCCGGCCACCGCCACGATGGTGACGACGTAGGGGATCATGGCCACCAGGTCGGAGGGAATGTTCGGGGCAACGTTGGGCAGCATGCGGGCTACTGCCTGGGCGAAGCCGAACATGAGCGCCGCCCCCATGGCTCCCAGCGGGTGCCACTTACCCAGGATCATGGCCGCCAGGGCGATGTAGCCGTTCCCGGCGGAGATGTTGTCGGTGAAGGACAGCACCGACCCGAGGGTGAAGAAGGCCCCGCCCAGCCCGGCGAAGGCCGAACCCAGGATCGTGTTCAGGGCCCGGGTACGGTTCACGTTGATACCCACAGTGTCCGCCGCCCGGGGGTGCTCGCCGCAAGCCCGCAAGCGCAGGCCCCAGCGGGAGCGGAACAGGTAGACGGTGAGGAAGGCGACCGACAGGTACATCAGGTAAACCAGGATCGTCTGGTTGAAGAGCATCGGGCCCACCACCGGGATCTCTGACAGCCCCGGGATCTTGATGGGCGCCAGGGAGAACTGGTTGGTGTTGAGCCGCTCAGGAGCATCCTTCATGACCGTCTGGTAGAAGAAGGTGGTCAGGCCCAGGGCCAGCACGTT belongs to Actinomyces trachealis and includes:
- a CDS encoding sugar-binding transcriptional regulator encodes the protein MVINDPRETSSELGRRLQERYGLVEVRVVHAPVSSDAELLGELGRVGAELVTGLVRDGMSVGVSWGRTMSAIAARLQHTVRRDVRIVQLKGGSSYSEQATDDFEVMRAFCDAFNAVPLYLPLPVVFQDVTTWQIVQQDPHIAAVLAAGAQTDAVVFTVGAVTPDSLLLSHRQLDEEDRQSVLQEAVGDACSRFFNDAGQVAVKDLNERTVGITLEDLASRPVRVLVAGGQGKARAVSTALTMGLSNHLVVDQRLALTLLDEGRPEAAP
- a CDS encoding thymidine phosphorylase, which translates into the protein MEQFDVVDVIRTKRDGGRLSQEQVAWTLDAYTRGAVKEEQMAALAMAIFLRGMEREEISQWTQAMIDSGERMDFSGIGRPTVDKHSTGGVGDKITLPLAPLVACFGVAVPQLSGRGLGHTGGTLDKLEAIPGWRASLSNEEILHQLGQGCGAVVCAAGAGLAPADKKLYALRDITSTVDCIPLIASSIMSKKIAEGTSSLVLDVKVGSGAFMKDLGTARELAQAMVDLGQDAGVRTFAFLTDMSTPLGLKVGNALEVEESVEVLAGGGPQDVVELTLALARKMLEMAGQPDADVEAALKDGRAMDRWRAMIREQGGDPDAVLPVSRHSHQVLATADGVLESLDALCVGVASWRLGAGRAVKEDPVQAAAGIEIHAKPGQPLRQGQPVLTLHTDDEWRIPRALEALEGGIRIGTQAPASGSVLLGHVE
- a CDS encoding cytidine deaminase; protein product: MQIDWESLTAAAVEAMRHAYCPYSGYPVGAAGVTADGQVVVGCNVENASYGLGLCAECAMVGALALSGGGRLVAVACVNGNEEPVVPCGRCRQLIFEHGGPECLVRMPSGVMPMSQVLPEGFGSTDLTLVPTSTFRQH
- a CDS encoding ABC transporter permease; amino-acid sequence: MTATTESTEVQTKRAWKIPIIYLLATSLLSYMAASAKGEVTIRLRDKSQSLAIADIVTSGSRILWFLLAVMVVLCAWSWFSTIKRVKVSRLVDVVVMSLAVVSTVLGFLVFAATGSAGALTLTSILVSTIAISTPLIFGSLSGVVSERVGVVNIAIEGDLLVGAFAGVMAASYFRTPYMGLLAAPLAGALLGCLLALFAVRYGVDQIIVGVVLNVLALGLTTFFYQTVMKDAPERLNTNQFSLAPIKIPGLSEIPVVGPMLFNQTILVYLMYLSVAFLTVYLFRSRWGLRLRACGEHPRAADTVGINVNRTRALNTILGSAFAGLGGAFFTLGSVLSFTDNISAGNGYIALAAMILGKWHPLGAMGAALMFGFAQAVARMLPNVAPNIPSDLVAMIPYVVTIVAVAGFVGKSRPPAAENVPYVK